ACAAAAAACTACAATTTTTTCATCTTTATCTATAGGAAATCTTCCTACTAATTTATCAAAATTTGTATCAGGAATTGAAATACTTCCTAAAATAGTCTCTTGTAAATATTTAGCATTTGGTCTTGCATCTACTAGCAATGCACTATTATTTTCAAAATAAGCCTTAACTACTAATGTATCAACTTCTAAATAATCTTTTTTAGACCATTCAGGCTCACCAGCATTATAAACCTTAACATTCTTATGACCTTTTTTAATCAATAAATCTGCAACTATAGCACTTTTTGTACAAGCATAACCACCACAAAATACTATAATCTCTTTATCTTTTGAAATATCAGCTATTTGTTTATATCCCTCTTCAAAATCAGTATCTGCAATATTCAAACTTGAAGGGATAGTTCCTCTTTGATATTTAACTTGAGGTCTTGCATCTATTAAAATTGCTTCTACAGCTCCCCTATTTCCAACTCCAATCATTTTTTTAACATAATCGAAATCAACCTCTTTTAATTTATGCTTTTTCATAAGCTCTTTTACTTCACTTGAAGGTTCTTTTAAATCAACCACTTCTTCTGCATTTAATTGAAGAAACATCAAAACCATAGCGAAAATTGCTAATAACTTTTTCATTTTATACCCCTTTATTTAAATTTTAATTATGCTTTACCACTTAACATTCCATGCATAGTCATAGGTTTTAACATATACACTTTCATTAACCACCAAATCCATCTCTCTTGTGTTGGGTCCAAAGGAAATGACGGAGTTGGTTTTGCCGTCCAGTCAAACTCTGCTAACATTACTTTTCCTATATCTGTAATAAGTGGACAAACTGTATATCCTCCAAAATACTCTTTTGGTTCTTTTCCTTCCATGACTGAAATCAAATTATCAACCAATACTTTATACTGTTTTCTTACAGTTCCACCTGTTTTTCCCATAGGAACAGCTGCTATATCTCCAAGAGCAAAAATATTGCTATATTTTACGTGTTGTAGTGTCTCTTTATTTACAGGAATCCATCCTTTATCTGAACCTATTTCAGATTTTCCAATCTCATCTGGTGCTTTTTGAGGCGGTGTTATATGTAAAAAGTCAAAAGGTACTTCAACTTTTTGATTTTTCTTTACAATTTCATGCTCTTCTAAATCTTTATCATATTCACCTTTTTCTTCCCAGTGTTTATTAAATATTGCTATTTTTTTTGAAATATCAACTCCAACTAAATTATGATTAAAATTCCACTTCATATCTCTTGCAATAAACTGTTTTTCAATTGCATCTGCATACTCTTTTACACTAAAAAGTTTATCGCTATTATCATAATATGTTAAATCAACATTTCCTCTAGCATTCGCTTCATTTAGTCTTGAATTTACCAAATACATAACTTTTTTTGGTGCTCCACCGCATTTTACAGCTGTATTTGGAGCTGTAAAAATAGCTTTTAATTTTTCACCTGATTTTGCTCTTTCTATAAATGTTTGAGTCTGTTTCCACATATCCTCTGCACTATCAATATTATAAACAGATGTTATTCCACTATTTCCAAAAACTTTTAAAATTTTAGATGCATCGCCATTTGTATATGCTTCTCCTATTTCCTCAAGACCTTTTATAGCACCAAAGTCTAAAACAACTCCAGCTGCAACTATCATAAAATCATAATCTAAAATATCTCCAGAAGCCAAAGTAACTCTATTTGCTTCAGGATTAAAATCTACTGCTTTATCCTTTATTAAAGTTACTCCCTTTGGTAAAAAATCTTTTGTTTCATAAACTAACTCATCTTTTGAAGAGTAAACTCCACTTGCCAACAAAGTAGTTCCAGCTTGATATGATACAGATTTTGGATTTGGCTCAATTATTGTAATATCAGGTTCACTTAAAGTATTTGACAATCTAGCTGCTGTTGAAATTCCAGCTAGACCTCCACCAATAATTAGTATTTTTCCTTTTGCTTCACTAGCTTTTGCAACAGTTGAAGCTTTAACCTCTGTTCCTCCAGCTAAAAAAGCAGCTCCACTAAGACCTGCAAGCTTAAAAGCATCTCTTCTTGAGATTCCAGCTTTTTTTAATTCGCTATCTACTACTTCTAATGCTTTTTTCATCTCATCATTTTTCATTAAAATTTCCTTTTGACAAAATATGATATATATTATCTAAAAAATTATAATATTACTCTTACTTAAATAAGATATTATTTTAAAAAAGTTATTAGTTTAATTTATAATATTAAGAGCTTTTTCATACTCTTTTTTCTCGTTTATATTCAAAAATTCATCTTCATCATCAAAATTTATAATTTGATATTTTGAATTTTTTACTAAATAATTTATTTTATGAATATCGTTTTTGATCATTTTTTCAATAATTTCATTTAAATTATTTGAAAATACTCCACAAAGATTGTGAGTTCTTTGAGATGTTTGAGCAATTGTAATATCAAAATTATTTGAATTTTCTAGAAGTTTTTTTATTGAAGATATTTTAATTAAAGGTGTATCAACTGTTATTATAAAAACTTTATCAAATTTTTCAAGTATTGTTTGGAGTGCAAGAATTGGAGAGTAGATATCTTGATTTTTATCTAAAATTAGTTTTGATTTATCTTTTAAAAAATCAAATTTATCATTTTTTGAAGAGATATAGATATCTTTAAAATATGGTTTTAATCTATTAAATTGGAACTCTATTAAAGAGTTTGAAGAAGAAAATGGAAGAAGAGATTTATCTTCCCCCATACGAGAGCTTTTTCCTCCACTTAAAATAACACAAGGTATTTCAAATGGATTTATATTCATAATTATAAACTTCTTGGGTCTGTAATAT
Above is a genomic segment from Aliarcobacter cryaerophilus containing:
- a CDS encoding rhodanese-like domain-containing protein, with product MKKLLAIFAMVLMFLQLNAEEVVDLKEPSSEVKELMKKHKLKEVDFDYVKKMIGVGNRGAVEAILIDARPQVKYQRGTIPSSLNIADTDFEEGYKQIADISKDKEIIVFCGGYACTKSAIVADLLIKKGHKNVKVYNAGEPEWSKKDYLEVDTLVVKAYFENNSALLVDARPNAKYLQETILGSISIPDTNFDKLVGRFPIDKDEKIVVFCAGYECEKSNIVADKLYKLGYKNVVVYAGGLPEWKKQSLPTTAGAKKVDAVKKEQKPEFSKNGAKLGKDEGSIDGEWLKALIIDNKVPEYIQIVNVLPAKEFKKGNINGSINIETDKLSAKEIVSKLPKNKTIIFNCSAGARSIEAWMKLKKDGIDVSEIFYFDANINCKDNNCKIEVNEPLE
- a CDS encoding NAD(P)/FAD-dependent oxidoreductase is translated as MKNDEMKKALEVVDSELKKAGISRRDAFKLAGLSGAAFLAGGTEVKASTVAKASEAKGKILIIGGGLAGISTAARLSNTLSEPDITIIEPNPKSVSYQAGTTLLASGVYSSKDELVYETKDFLPKGVTLIKDKAVDFNPEANRVTLASGDILDYDFMIVAAGVVLDFGAIKGLEEIGEAYTNGDASKILKVFGNSGITSVYNIDSAEDMWKQTQTFIERAKSGEKLKAIFTAPNTAVKCGGAPKKVMYLVNSRLNEANARGNVDLTYYDNSDKLFSVKEYADAIEKQFIARDMKWNFNHNLVGVDISKKIAIFNKHWEEKGEYDKDLEEHEIVKKNQKVEVPFDFLHITPPQKAPDEIGKSEIGSDKGWIPVNKETLQHVKYSNIFALGDIAAVPMGKTGGTVRKQYKVLVDNLISVMEGKEPKEYFGGYTVCPLITDIGKVMLAEFDWTAKPTPSFPLDPTQERWIWWLMKVYMLKPMTMHGMLSGKA
- the mobA gene encoding molybdenum cofactor guanylyltransferase MobA codes for the protein MNINPFEIPCVILSGGKSSRMGEDKSLLPFSSSNSLIEFQFNRLKPYFKDIYISSKNDKFDFLKDKSKLILDKNQDIYSPILALQTILEKFDKVFIITVDTPLIKISSIKKLLENSNNFDITIAQTSQRTHNLCGVFSNNLNEIIEKMIKNDIHKINYLVKNSKYQIINFDDEDEFLNINEKKEYEKALNIIN